A region of Mesorhizobium sp. AR02 DNA encodes the following proteins:
- a CDS encoding LacI family DNA-binding transcriptional regulator, with protein MAHRQDQQRRPSIHDVASRAGVSAATVSKVMAGVTTVKPENAQRVLDAIEQLGYRVDPLASDMRRAKRRIIGAIMPEFESEFFGQMVTQLESLAEQRGYTLVAASSRESEARETEILARMHDWRVAGVVLAPVRNEHGPAAAFMKANGMTGVLIDRVLSDDAFDTVSADSAAASAEVAGHLIGKGHRHILVVGLGEQAATVRARLDGFRATALKLAPDVRIDVVLAETDVEPLRAQLRDYFDRVEGKGGGAKGGQRPTAVYSLFLKGTLVALSEFRRRGWHCPNDISLVGFDHAEWMQVTWPAIAAVVQPVRQIAGHAMEALFARIEGGEGPPRARLEPCQVLMRESVGSPGNGPHSGGGNRQ; from the coding sequence ATGGCGCATAGGCAGGATCAGCAGCGGCGTCCATCGATCCATGACGTGGCCAGCCGCGCCGGCGTGTCCGCCGCCACCGTCTCCAAGGTCATGGCCGGCGTCACCACGGTCAAGCCGGAAAATGCGCAGCGCGTCCTCGATGCCATCGAACAGCTTGGTTACCGCGTCGATCCGCTGGCTTCCGACATGCGCCGGGCCAAGCGCCGTATCATCGGCGCCATCATGCCGGAATTCGAAAGCGAATTCTTCGGCCAGATGGTCACCCAGCTCGAGAGCCTGGCCGAGCAGCGCGGCTATACGCTGGTGGCGGCGTCCAGCCGCGAATCCGAAGCGCGCGAAACGGAAATCCTGGCCCGCATGCATGACTGGCGGGTGGCCGGCGTTGTGCTGGCGCCGGTGCGCAACGAGCATGGCCCGGCGGCCGCGTTCATGAAGGCCAACGGCATGACCGGCGTGCTGATCGACCGCGTGCTGTCCGACGACGCCTTCGACACCGTGTCGGCCGACAGTGCCGCCGCCAGCGCCGAGGTGGCGGGCCACCTGATCGGCAAGGGGCACCGCCACATACTGGTCGTTGGCCTTGGCGAGCAGGCGGCCACCGTGCGCGCCCGCCTCGACGGATTTCGCGCCACAGCACTCAAGCTGGCGCCGGACGTGCGCATCGATGTCGTGCTCGCCGAAACCGATGTAGAGCCGCTCAGGGCGCAACTGCGCGACTATTTTGACAGGGTCGAAGGCAAGGGTGGGGGCGCCAAAGGTGGCCAGCGCCCGACGGCCGTCTATTCGCTGTTCCTCAAGGGCACGCTGGTGGCGCTGTCGGAATTCCGCCGCCGTGGTTGGCATTGCCCCAACGATATCTCGCTGGTCGGCTTCGACCATGCCGAATGGATGCAGGTGACATGGCCGGCCATCGCCGCCGTGGTGCAGCCCGTGCGCCAGATCGCCGGCCACGCCATGGAGGCTTTGTTTGCCAGGATTGAAGGTGGGGAGGGGCCGCCAAGAGCGCGGCTCGAGCCTTGCCAGGTTTTGATGCGGGAATCCGTTGGCTCGCCAGGCAACGGCCCGCATTCCGGGGGAGGAAACCGACAATAG
- a CDS encoding hydroxyacid dehydrogenase, which yields MPNKDLPLVISAPEPRSLELIFTPPQLARFKAKYRIVETTPDGVAKLPADVLAEARYIVGQPPISSETLEQMKALRCVFNVETNLLNNMPYETLFARGIHVVTTGLVFAEPVAELGLAMALNLARNIVDADLAFRQGEELWGGDGNLTARLLSGADVGIIGFGDLGRALNRLLSGFRTRTKVFDPWLPPSILIDNGVEPASLDEVLTQSDFVFVVASVTSENQGFLGADAFASMRKGAAFILLSRAGVVDFPALMAAVKSGHIVAASDVFPEEPLAQDHPVRALPGFLRSAHRAGALDIAFKRMGDMVLEDMDLIDRGLPPLRSKRAERETVSRMRSKPVDRN from the coding sequence ATGCCGAACAAGGATTTGCCGCTGGTCATCAGCGCGCCGGAACCGCGCTCGCTCGAGCTGATCTTCACGCCGCCGCAGCTGGCGCGCTTCAAGGCAAAATACCGCATCGTCGAGACGACGCCCGACGGCGTCGCCAAGCTGCCGGCCGATGTGCTGGCTGAGGCCCGCTACATCGTTGGCCAGCCGCCGATCTCCTCCGAGACGCTAGAGCAGATGAAGGCGCTGCGCTGCGTCTTCAATGTCGAGACCAATCTCCTCAACAACATGCCTTACGAGACGTTGTTCGCCCGCGGCATCCATGTCGTCACCACCGGCCTCGTCTTCGCCGAGCCGGTGGCCGAGCTTGGCCTCGCCATGGCGTTGAACCTTGCCCGCAACATCGTCGATGCCGACCTTGCCTTCCGCCAGGGCGAAGAGCTGTGGGGAGGCGACGGCAATCTGACGGCGCGGCTCTTGTCCGGCGCCGATGTCGGCATCATCGGCTTCGGCGACCTCGGCCGCGCGCTCAACCGCCTGCTGTCGGGCTTCCGCACCCGCACCAAAGTCTTCGATCCCTGGCTGCCGCCGTCGATCCTCATCGACAATGGCGTCGAGCCGGCCTCGCTCGACGAAGTGCTGACGCAGAGCGACTTCGTCTTCGTCGTCGCCTCGGTGACCTCCGAGAACCAGGGTTTTCTCGGCGCGGACGCTTTTGCCTCGATGCGCAAGGGCGCCGCCTTCATCCTGCTCAGCCGTGCCGGCGTCGTCGACTTCCCCGCGCTGATGGCGGCGGTGAAGAGCGGCCACATCGTCGCCGCCAGCGACGTCTTCCCCGAGGAGCCGCTGGCGCAGGATCACCCGGTCCGCGCCCTCCCCGGCTTCCTGCGCTCAGCCCACCGCGCCGGCGCGCTCGACATCGCCTTCAAGCGCATGGGCGACATGGTGCTGGAGGACATGGACCTGATCGACCGCGGCCTGCCGCCGCTGCGCTCCAAGCGCGCCGAGCGCGAGACGGTGTCGCGCATGCGGTCGAAGCCGGTGGACAGGAATTAG
- a CDS encoding ABC transporter permease: MSFWSRVQRASVERLHIRLESLLVLVALSAVMAVLSPYFLSLSNFLNILLATSTIGVLAIAATFVIGSGGLDLSLGSVMGLSGVAGAFVAVNLGWWSPLAVAACIIAGGIAGYINGQLVTRAFVPAFIVTLGMLGLARGLALVISQGRAIYGLPPEIVYIGQGRPFGVPMPVILLVLTAIVAHCLLAYTRFGRHTLALGDSEGAARAAGIRVEHHRRIIYTLSGALAGLAGLLFTARVNAGDPTAGINYELTAITAAIIGGTNLFGGRASILGTMIGALIMGVLQNGLTLLAVQSYYQQMAIGAVLILAVFIDQYQVRKESRV; encoded by the coding sequence ATGTCATTCTGGTCCCGGGTGCAGCGTGCATCCGTCGAACGGCTTCATATCAGGCTGGAATCGCTGCTGGTGCTGGTGGCGCTCAGCGCCGTCATGGCGGTGCTGTCGCCGTATTTCCTGTCGCTCAGCAACTTCCTCAACATCCTGCTTGCGACCTCAACGATCGGTGTGCTGGCGATTGCCGCCACCTTCGTCATCGGCTCGGGCGGGCTCGATTTGTCGCTGGGCTCGGTGATGGGACTGTCGGGCGTCGCCGGCGCCTTCGTCGCCGTCAATCTCGGCTGGTGGTCGCCGCTGGCGGTTGCCGCCTGCATCATCGCCGGCGGCATTGCCGGCTATATCAACGGCCAATTGGTCACCCGCGCCTTCGTGCCGGCCTTCATCGTCACGCTCGGCATGCTGGGCCTGGCGCGCGGGCTGGCGCTGGTCATCTCGCAGGGCAGGGCGATCTACGGCCTGCCGCCGGAGATCGTCTATATCGGCCAGGGCCGCCCCTTCGGTGTGCCGATGCCGGTCATCCTTTTGGTGCTGACCGCCATCGTCGCGCATTGCCTGCTTGCCTACACCCGCTTTGGCCGCCACACGCTGGCGCTTGGCGACAGCGAGGGCGCGGCGCGCGCCGCCGGCATCCGCGTCGAGCATCACCGCCGCATCATCTACACGCTGTCGGGCGCGCTCGCCGGCCTGGCCGGCCTGTTGTTCACCGCCCGCGTCAATGCCGGCGACCCGACCGCCGGCATCAATTATGAGCTCACCGCCATCACCGCGGCGATCATCGGCGGCACCAATCTGTTCGGCGGCCGCGCCTCGATCCTCGGCACCATGATCGGCGCGCTGATCATGGGCGTGCTGCAGAACGGGCTGACGCTGCTTGCCGTGCAATCCTACTACCAGCAGATGGCGATCGGCGCGGTGCTGATCCTGGCGGTGTTCATCGACCAGTACCAGGTGCGCAAGGAGTCACGCGTATGA
- a CDS encoding ATP-binding cassette domain-containing protein translates to MTLLTLQGIRKSFGAVDVLHGVDLSVEAGEVIGLVGDNGAGKSTLMKTITGIYRADSGSIQLDGRDILPLDPGQRRQLGIEMIYQDLSLAKQQDVAANIFLGREPVKKLFGLIPGFVDKAEMDRQAAKMIERLGAHLPSINRSVGSFSGGQQQTVAIARALTFNPKLVIMDEPTAALAVREVQSVLDLIRRLKSEGIAVILISHRLNDVLAVTDRIVVLRHGRAEANLVTAKTNMNEVVGRIVGGGDTSAAAAHEQRG, encoded by the coding sequence ATGACCCTCCTTACCCTGCAAGGCATCCGCAAGAGCTTTGGCGCGGTCGACGTGCTGCATGGCGTCGACCTCAGTGTCGAGGCCGGCGAAGTGATCGGTCTGGTCGGCGACAATGGCGCCGGCAAGTCGACGCTGATGAAGACCATCACCGGCATTTACCGCGCCGATTCCGGCTCCATCCAGCTCGACGGCAGGGACATCCTGCCGCTCGATCCTGGCCAGCGGCGCCAGCTCGGCATCGAGATGATCTACCAGGACCTGTCGCTGGCCAAGCAGCAGGATGTCGCCGCCAACATCTTCCTCGGCCGCGAGCCGGTGAAGAAGCTGTTCGGCCTGATCCCGGGCTTCGTCGACAAGGCCGAGATGGACCGCCAGGCGGCGAAGATGATCGAGCGGCTCGGCGCGCATCTGCCGTCGATCAACCGCTCGGTCGGCTCGTTCTCGGGCGGCCAGCAGCAGACGGTGGCGATTGCGCGCGCGCTCACCTTCAACCCCAAGCTGGTCATCATGGACGAGCCGACGGCGGCGCTCGCCGTGCGTGAGGTGCAGAGCGTGCTCGACCTCATCCGCCGGCTGAAATCGGAAGGCATCGCCGTCATCCTGATCTCGCATCGGCTGAACGACGTGCTGGCGGTCACCGACCGCATCGTCGTGCTGCGCCACGGCCGCGCCGAGGCCAATCTGGTCACGGCCAAAACCAACATGAACGAAGTCGTCGGCCGCATCGTCGGCGGCGGCGACACCAGCGCCGCGGCGGCGCACGAACAGAGAGGCTGA
- a CDS encoding substrate-binding domain-containing protein → MNSFIPKINRFTFAFGVAMALCAATSAKADDAEYGVLMKTLANPFWGAMSQGVEAGAKGAGVKIFEQAAESDQAAEPQLNLCNTMLERKPAAMITAAINSTNLLPCLKVAQEAGVKIVDLDNNLDQAVLDKEGIKVTFHIGSNNNAAGAQGAEYLVSKLGKDAKGPVLVIEGLSGNITGEKRAKGFADKLKELAPGLEIVASLPGDWDRGKAASIATDTLTAHPDLVAIFCANDGMALGAVESVYAAGKGPQVTIIGVDGNSDAVKSIKEGRLNASVAQLPYLVGKQAVENVKKALAGEKVEDSIAVPTLVLTKEVIDAGKEPMLEYVK, encoded by the coding sequence ATGAACTCGTTCATCCCGAAGATAAATCGATTTACTTTTGCTTTTGGCGTCGCCATGGCGCTTTGCGCCGCGACTTCGGCGAAGGCCGACGATGCCGAATACGGCGTGCTGATGAAGACGCTGGCCAACCCGTTCTGGGGTGCGATGAGCCAGGGCGTCGAGGCCGGCGCCAAGGGCGCGGGTGTCAAGATCTTCGAGCAGGCGGCCGAGAGCGACCAGGCGGCCGAGCCGCAGCTGAACCTGTGCAACACCATGCTGGAGCGCAAGCCGGCGGCGATGATCACCGCGGCCATCAACTCCACCAACCTTCTGCCGTGCCTGAAGGTGGCGCAGGAGGCCGGCGTCAAGATCGTCGACCTCGACAACAATCTCGACCAGGCGGTGCTCGACAAGGAAGGCATCAAGGTCACATTCCACATCGGCTCCAACAACAATGCCGCCGGCGCGCAAGGGGCGGAGTATCTGGTCTCCAAGCTCGGCAAGGACGCCAAGGGTCCGGTGCTGGTGATCGAGGGCTTGTCGGGCAACATCACCGGCGAGAAGCGCGCCAAGGGCTTCGCCGACAAGCTGAAGGAGCTGGCGCCCGGCCTGGAGATCGTCGCTTCGCTGCCCGGCGACTGGGATCGCGGCAAGGCGGCCTCGATCGCCACAGACACGCTGACGGCGCATCCCGACCTCGTCGCCATCTTCTGCGCCAATGACGGCATGGCGCTCGGCGCGGTCGAATCCGTCTACGCCGCCGGCAAGGGTCCGCAAGTGACGATCATCGGCGTCGACGGCAATTCCGATGCCGTGAAGTCGATCAAGGAAGGCCGCCTCAATGCGTCCGTCGCGCAGCTGCCCTATCTCGTCGGCAAGCAGGCGGTCGAGAACGTCAAGAAGGCGCTGGCCGGAGAGAAGGTCGAAGACAGCATCGCCGTGCCGACCCTGGTGCTGACCAAAGAGGTCATCGACGCCGGCAAGGAGCCGATGCTGGAATATGTGAAGTAG
- a CDS encoding sugar phosphate isomerase/epimerase family protein: MNVFGLHTFAIAPVWDLDLIEPQMERLKGLGIGLLEIPLLRPEEIDTLRTRAFAERWNVELIPSLGLPASLDVVARPDEALAFLEPAFGVCEAVGSKALGGVTYGTIGKTSGRAPTEQEIDGMCRFLVRAAKAAKAHGLKLGIEPCNRYETHLINRGIDATKIIERVGADNIFIHLDTYHMHIEEESFDAGFKAAAPYLGYVHVSEANRGVPGRGMLNWAACMKAIADIGYTGAITLESMNHVDVDIAGGLAVWRPVAENPDDVIGVGLPFLREEARKAGLQLG, translated from the coding sequence ATGAATGTTTTTGGACTGCACACTTTCGCCATCGCCCCGGTCTGGGACCTCGACCTGATCGAGCCGCAGATGGAGCGGCTGAAGGGGCTCGGCATCGGCCTGCTCGAAATCCCGCTGCTGCGCCCCGAGGAGATCGACACTCTGCGCACGCGCGCCTTCGCCGAACGCTGGAATGTCGAGCTTATTCCGTCGCTTGGCCTGCCGGCCTCACTTGACGTGGTGGCTAGGCCGGACGAGGCGCTGGCCTTCCTCGAACCGGCCTTTGGCGTCTGCGAAGCGGTGGGCAGTAAAGCCCTGGGCGGGGTCACCTATGGCACGATCGGAAAGACGTCCGGACGCGCGCCAACCGAACAAGAAATCGACGGCATGTGCCGCTTCCTGGTGCGCGCGGCCAAGGCCGCCAAGGCGCATGGGCTGAAGCTCGGCATCGAGCCCTGCAACCGCTACGAGACGCATCTGATCAACCGCGGCATCGATGCGACCAAAATCATCGAGCGCGTCGGCGCCGACAACATCTTCATCCATCTCGACACCTATCACATGCATATCGAAGAGGAGAGTTTCGACGCCGGCTTCAAGGCGGCGGCCCCCTATCTCGGCTATGTCCATGTCTCGGAAGCCAATCGCGGCGTACCGGGGCGCGGCATGCTCAACTGGGCGGCCTGCATGAAGGCGATAGCAGACATCGGCTACACCGGCGCCATCACGCTCGAAAGCATGAACCATGTCGATGTCGACATCGCCGGCGGGCTGGCCGTGTGGCGGCCGGTGGCGGAGAACCCCGACGATGTGATCGGTGTCGGGTTGCCGTTCCTGCGCGAGGAGGCGAGGAAGGCGGGGCTGCAATTGGGGTGA
- a CDS encoding IS5 family transposase: MRGLDERTGSLFSYVDLEARVRRDHPLRVIREIVNAALVAMDGDFAVLYPPGLGRPSIAPERLLRAMLLQAFYGIRSERQLMERMEFDLLFRWFVGLGVDDPAWDHSSFTKNRDRLLEGEIAAKFLRAVLAQPKVKRLLSSDHFSVDGTLIEAWASIKSFRRKDGDDNGPDGAERNAERGFHKEKRSNDTHQSTSDPQARLYKKGDGQPAKLCYMGHALMENRHGLAVDGGITQATGTSERDAALAMLDRRPSRRRITLGADKAYDVRAFIRDLRERKITPHIAIDGHLSKTGKPRVTAIDGRTRSHAGYAVSQRCRKRIEEVFGWIKASAGMAKVKLRGCARVGAAFTLNLAAYNLIRLPKLLAAPV; this comes from the coding sequence ATGCGCGGCTTAGACGAACGGACAGGTTCTCTGTTTTCGTATGTCGACCTTGAGGCGCGGGTTCGCCGAGACCATCCGTTGCGGGTGATACGGGAGATCGTTAACGCGGCTCTTGTCGCGATGGATGGCGATTTTGCGGTGCTTTATCCGCCCGGGCTCGGCCGTCCGTCGATCGCACCGGAACGTTTGCTGCGTGCGATGCTGCTGCAGGCCTTCTACGGCATTCGCTCGGAGCGCCAGTTGATGGAGCGGATGGAGTTCGATCTCCTGTTTCGCTGGTTCGTGGGGCTTGGCGTTGACGATCCGGCCTGGGATCATTCGAGCTTCACCAAGAACCGGGATCGGCTGTTGGAAGGTGAGATCGCGGCAAAGTTTCTGCGCGCTGTGCTGGCGCAGCCAAAGGTGAAGCGGCTTTTGTCGTCGGATCACTTCTCGGTGGACGGGACGCTGATCGAGGCCTGGGCTTCGATCAAGAGTTTCCGCCGCAAGGACGGAGACGACAACGGTCCAGATGGAGCGGAGCGCAATGCCGAGCGCGGCTTTCATAAGGAGAAGCGCTCCAACGACACACACCAGAGCACGAGCGACCCGCAGGCGCGGCTCTACAAGAAGGGCGACGGGCAGCCGGCGAAGCTCTGCTACATGGGGCATGCGCTGATGGAGAACCGCCATGGGCTGGCGGTCGATGGCGGCATCACCCAGGCCACGGGCACGAGCGAGCGTGATGCCGCGCTCGCCATGTTGGACCGCAGACCGTCGCGGCGGCGCATCACACTGGGTGCCGACAAGGCCTATGACGTGCGCGCTTTCATCAGGGATCTGCGCGAGCGCAAGATCACGCCGCACATCGCCATCGACGGCCATCTGAGCAAAACCGGCAAGCCTCGCGTGACGGCGATCGATGGTCGCACGCGCTCCCATGCCGGCTATGCGGTCAGCCAGCGCTGCCGCAAGCGGATCGAAGAAGTGTTTGGCTGGATCAAGGCCTCGGCGGGTATGGCCAAGGTCAAGCTGCGAGGATGCGCCCGTGTGGGCGCGGCCTTCACCTTGAACCTGGCGGCCTACAATCTGATCCGCTTGCCCAAGCTGCTGGCAGCGCCGGTATGA